Proteins encoded in a region of the Oryctolagus cuniculus chromosome 10, mOryCun1.1, whole genome shotgun sequence genome:
- the CDHR4 gene encoding cadherin-related family member 4 isoform X4 — MRGPLSVDVQRDPSRVRCAGRFASPAGETIQVLETITPGARLYTLLLPGLELQGAQMSIISAQDPPHFPGPFSINEQGWLRAPPQGLKGQAQKVFQLRISVSLRQGQSCQGMVTVKVLPAPSSQVSFLQHAQNITIPDNLDPGREVFHVQARGSDVRYEILSPVPSPFYSIGRADGVIRTTASLELARAPDAAVTRLQVKAFERLQPWAGAKLDLTVIVQGANHWPPRCFPALLVTQIPETAPVGMVLRTLDCTDPDAADTILDYQLWFHSPLSPASLRLRDSVLEVNATLDCDAPGACMQLAASILVLDGGQPQMTTEVPVLVMVTPVNEFSPACVPQTFRVREDAGPHTLLGSVVGTDLDYPHNSIEYYVSGGPATFAVDRLSGEVQLLGPLDYEQQRLYRLAVLLIDHGQDQDPTYHRSGSCTITIEVEDVNDQAPECEPPFQELTIYPPPGRSVEVTKMSCQIPQEPQRLAFSYSIVRGNSQRRFSLQGAVLMHNGPVLGLPWPEQPRTYELLIRVADKGPSSPHLSTTATIIVHLIPWRASTVATSTHRTTMRVSSTMTPLLVTSTEVVWQPESWFVVVLTATGVLVLLALSWSLSKLTQGLTQVLQAPSKPAQALRLNSIQGADGSFEGFMEAQRMELPQAPNGIMSLQHFDGRTQDSSQTLLRMGPQLNSGFPATTKHLPPAFS, encoded by the exons ATGCGGGGGCCACTCTCTGTGGATGTGCAGCGGGACCCCAGCCGTGTCCGCTGTGCTGGTCGGTTTGCCAGCCCAG CTGGGGAAACCATTCAGGTGCTGGAAACAATCACGCCTGGGGCCCGGCTCTACACTCTGCTGCTCCCAGGCTTAGAACTCCAGGGCGCCCAG ATGAGCATTATCAGTGCCCAGGACCCCCCACACTTCCCTGGACCTTTCTCCATCAATGAGCAGGGATGGCTGCGGGCACCACCCCAGGGCCTCAAAGGCCAGGCTCAGAAG GTCTTCCAGCTGCGGATCTCAGTATCCCTTAGACAAGGCCAAAGCTGCCAAGGGATGGTGACGGTGAAGGTTTTGCCTGCTCCCTCCAGCCAGGTCTCTTTCCT GCAGCATGCCCAGAATATCACCATTCCTGATAACCTGGACCCTGGGAGAGAGGTGTTTCACGTCCAGGCACGGGGCTCCGACGTGCGCTACGAAATCCTCTCCCCGGTGCCCAGCCCGTTCTACTCCATCGGCCGTG CCGACGGCGTGATCCGGACCACTGCGTCCCTGGAGCTGGCTCGTGCCCCAGATGCGGCAGTCACCaggctgcaggtgaaggcttttgAGCGGCTCCAGCCGTGGGCCGGCGCCAAGCTCGATCTCACAGTGATTGTTCAGGGGGCCAACCACTGGCCCCCACGCTGCTTCCCGGCACTCCTTGT GACTCAGATCCCTGAGACTGCACCTGTGGGCATGGTGCTGCGCACCCTGGACTGCACTGACCCGGACGCTGCTGACACCATCCTCGACTACCAGCTGTGGTTCCACAGCCCTCTCAGCCCTGCCAGCCTTCGCCTTCGAGACAGTGTCCTGGAg GTGAATGCCACCCTGGACTGTGACGCTCCTGGGGCCTGCATGCAGCTTGCAGCCTCCATCCTGGTGCTCGATGGTGGTCAGCCCCAGATGACCA CTGAGGTGCCAGTATTGGTGATGGTGACACCCGTCAATGAGTTCTCCCCAGCCTGTGTGCCACAAACGTTCCGGGTTCGGGAGGATGCAGGGCCCCACACTCTGCTGGGCTCCGTGGTAGGCACAGATCTGGATTACCCACACAACAGCATTGAGTACTACGTCTCAGGTGGGCCTGCCACCTTCGCCGTGGACCGTCTCAGTG GAGAGGTTCAGCTCCTGGGGCCTCTGGATTATGAGCAGCAGAGGTTGTACAGGCTGGCTGTCCTGCTGATTGACCATGGCCAAGACCAGGACCCCACTTACCACCGCTCAGGCTCCTGTACCATTACCATCGAGGTTGAG GACGTGAATGACCAAGCCCCTGAGTGTGAGCCCCCCTTTCAGGAACTCACCATCTACCCTCCCCCGGGCCGTAGCGTGGAGGTGACTAAGATGTCATGTCAGATCCCCCAGGAGCCCCAGCGCCTGGCCTTCTCCTACAGCATCGTGAGAG ggaatagcCAGAGGCGATTCAGCCTGCAAGGGGCAGTCCTCATGCACAATGGCCCTGTGTTGGGGCTCCCCTGGCCAGAGCAGCCCCGTACCTATGAGCTGCTTATCCGTGTGGCGGACAAAggcccctccagcccccacctcAGCACCACGGCCACCATTATTGTGCATCTCATTCCCTggagggccagcacagtggctacCAGCACCCACAGAACCACAATGAGG GTTTCCTCAACGATGACACCCCTGCTTGTGACAAGCACAGAGGTTGTCTGGCAGCCAGAGTCCTGGTTTGTGGTGGTACTGACAGCGACTGGTGTGCTTGTCCTCTTGGCTCTGAGCTGGTCCCTTAGCAAGCTCACCCAGGG GTTGACCCAAGTGCTGCAGGCACCAAGCAAACCAGCCCAGGCCCTCCGGCTAAACAG caTCCAGGGAGCTGACGGGTCCTTTGAAGGGTTCATGGAGGCACAGAGGATGGAGCTGCCCCAGGCACCAAACGGCATCATGAGCTTG cAGCATTTTGATGGCAGAACACAGGACTCTTCTCAAACCCTTTTACGCATGGGCCCTCAGCTCAACTCAGGATTTCCTGCTACCACCAAGCACCTACCACCTGCTTTTTCCTGA